The Primulina eburnea isolate SZY01 chromosome 13, ASM2296580v1, whole genome shotgun sequence genome includes a region encoding these proteins:
- the LOC140808861 gene encoding glutamate receptor 3.2-like isoform X2 produces the protein MDLNLLRVVVPLSLLFVVGFSQQNSSLGNVTFGAIFTFGSINGRVARIAMEAAVEDVNSDPRILGGRKLVLRTSDANFSGFRSIIGGLQYMAKDIVAVIGPQTSGMVHILSHLANELHVPMLSFTALDPTLSSLQYPYFIQTAPNDLYQMTAIADMVSYFGYKEVVVIYTDDDQSRGSMVALANKLGERLCRITYKAVLSPEALATPQEIRNELVKISLMESRVIVVHAFAAVGSNVFDMAHRLRMMENGYVWIATAWLSTVLDSLPVTRESAKSIQGVLTLRPHTPDSTRRRAFLSRWKRLSNGSVGLNPYGLYAYDTVLMIAKAVGEFLEGGGIISFSNDPILNSLGGSLNIGTLSTFDGGKQLLANILQTNMTGLTGQIAFQPDKSMIRPAFEILNVIGEGYKQIGYWSNYSGLSTVPPEILYNKPPNRSSASQQLEGVVWPGRTMVKPHGWVLPHNGRPLRIGIPDRVGYKEFVSKDEKTNEIHGYCIDVFLAAAELLPYALSHEFIPLGDRHKNPSYSELVNLITTGVFDAAVGDITIVTNRTKIVDFTQPYIESGLLVVVPVRKQSSSAWAFLRPFTAPMWAVTGVFFVMIAVVIWILEHRINDEFRGPPRKQLITILWFGFSTMFFSQRENTMSTLGRMVLIIWLFAVLIITSSYTASLTSILTVQKMAPSIRGIESLITSNDRIGFQVGSFAADYLNEELSIAKSRLVPLGSPEEYVDALRNKRVTAVVDERPYMELFLSSYCISKRLPFGAGHVNCDLNVVRKW, from the exons ATGGATTTGAATTTGCTGAGGGTGGTGGTGCCTTTATCTCTTCTTTTTGTTGTGGGATTCTCACAACAGAATTCAAGTCTAGGCAATGTTACATTTGGGGCTATTTTCACATTTGGTAGTATTAATGGGAGAGTGGCAAGGATTGCTATGGAGGCTGCTGTTGAAGATGTGAATTCTGATCCAAGAATTCTTGGAGGGAGAAAGCTAGTTCTCAGAACCTCCGATGCAAATTTCAGTGGTTTTCGAAGCATCATTGGAG GATTGCAGTATATGGCAAAGGATATCGTAGCAGTTATTGGGCCTCAAACCTCTGGAATGGTTCATATTTTATCACACCTTGCAAATGAACTCCATGTCCCAATGTTGTCATTTACGGCCTTGGATCCAACCCTTTCCTCTCTCCAGTACCCGTACTTCATTCAAACGGCACCGAACGACCTTTACCAAATGACAGCAATAGCTGATATGGTTAGTTATTTCGGTTATAAAGAAGTGGTGGTTATTTACACAGATGATGATCAGAGCCGGGGATCTATGGTTGCTCTAGCCAATAAGCTGGGTGAGAGGCTTTGTAGAATCACATACAAGGCAGTGCTTTCTCCTGAAGCGTTGGCTACTCCACAAGAAATCAGGAACGAGTTAGTTAAGATTTCTCTGATGGAATCCCGGGTAATTGTTGTGCATGCTTTTGCTGCGGTTGGCAGTAATGTTTTTGATATGGCTCATAGACTAAGAATGATGGAGAATGGATATGTTTGGATCGCTACAGCTTGGCTCTCTACGGTGTTGGATTCCTTACCCGTAACCAGAGAATCTGCCAAATCAATTCAAGGGGTTCTCACGCTTCGTCCCCACACACCAGACTCTACAAGAAGAAGGGCTTTCTTGTCTCGATGGAAGAGATTAAGCAATGGTTCAGTAGGGCTGAATCCATACGGCCTATACGCTTACGATACTGTCTTGATGATTGCCAAAGCAGTGGGAGAATTTCTTGAAGGTGGTGGCATCATTTCCTTCTCAAATGACCCAATTTTGAACAGTTTGGGAGGTAGCCTAAATATTGGTACCTTAAGCACATTTGATGGAGGAAAGCAACTTCTTGCCAACATATTACAAACAAACATGACTGGTCTAACTGGCCAAATTGCATTCCAGCCTGATAAATCAATGATACGTCCAGCTTTTGAAATACTCAATGTAATAGGAGAGGGTTACAAGCAAATAGGCTATTGGTCTAATTACTCCGGTCTTTCTACAGTGCCTCCAGAGATACTTTACAACAAACCACCTAATCGTTCAAGTGCGAGCCAACAATTAGAAGGTGTTGTATGGCCAGGAAGAACGATGGTCAAGCCACATGGATGGGTACTTCCGCACAATGGAAGACCCTTGAGAATCGGAATACCGGATCGAGTCGGTTACAAGGAATTTGTTTCTAAGGATGAAAAAACCAACGAGATCCATggatattgcattgatgtttttCTTGCCGCTGCAGAGTTACTTCCCTATGCGCTGTCTCATGAATTCATCCCGCTCGGAGATAGACATAAGAATCCAAGCTACTCAGAGCTCGTAAATTTGATCACAACTGGT GTCTTTGATGCAGCTGTTGGTGACATTACTATCGTAACCAACCGTACAAAAATTGTGGATTTTACTCAGCCTTACATTGAGTCAGGGCTTCTTGTGGTGGTACCAGTAAGAAAGCAGAGCTCAAGTGCTTGGGCTTTCTTGCGGCCATTTACTGCACCAATGTGGGCAGTCACAGGGGTGTTTTTCGTCATGATTGCAGTTGTAATTTGGATTTTGGAACACAGAATAAACGACGAATTCCGTGGTCCTCCTAGGAAACAACTCATCACAATTTTATG GTTTGGCTTCTCAACTATGTTCTTTTCTCAGA GAGAAAATACTATGAGCACACTTGGTCGAATGGTTCTAATCATCTGGCTTTTTGCCGTTTTAATCATCACCTCCAGCTACACTGCTAGCTTGACCTCTATCCTGACCGTGCAAAAGATGGCCCCATCGATCAGAGGAATCGAGTCATTGATAACAAGCAATGACCGTATAGGATTCCAAGTTGGATCTTTTGCAGCAGATTATTTAAATGAGGAACTCAGCATAGCTAAATCAAGGCTCGTTCCTCTC